A genomic window from Aricia agestis chromosome 8, ilAriAges1.1, whole genome shotgun sequence includes:
- the LOC121729412 gene encoding innexin inx2, which translates to MFDVFGSVKGLLKLDSVCIDNNVFRLHYKATVIILIAFSLLVTSRQYIGDPIDCIVDEIPYAVMDTYCWIYSTFTIPNRLVGRVGKDVAQPGIATHVDGEDEVKYHKYYQWVCFVLFFQAIMFYVPRYLWKTWEGGRIKMLVLDLNCPVVGEDCKTDRKKLLVDYFHTNLHTQNFYAFRFFICEVLNFINVVGQIYFVDFFLDGEFSTYGRDVVRFTEMEPEEREDPMARVFPKITKCTFHKYGPSGTVQKFDGLCVLPLNIVNEKIYVFLWFWFIILSILSGISLVYRAAVVAGPRVRLYLLRARSRLAPQNEVEAVARHLQIGDWFVLYQLGKNIDPLIYKELMSDLAKNFEDRKGAV; encoded by the coding sequence ATGTTTGACGTTTTCGGCTCCGTAAAGGGGCTTCTGAAGCTCGACTCGGTCTGTATCGACAACAATGTGTTCCGGCTTCACTACAAGGCCACCGTGATCATCCTCATCGCGTTCTCGCTGCTCGTCACCTCGCGGCAGTACATCGGCGACCCAATCGACTGCATCGTCGACGAGATCCCGTACGCCGTCATGGACACGTACTGCTGGATCTACTCCACCTTCACCATCCCCAACCGGCTCGTGGGGCGCGTGGGCAAGGACGTGGCGCAGCCCGGTATCGCCACGCACGTGGACGGCGAGGACGAAGTCAAGTACCACAAGTACTATCAGTGGGTGTGTTTCGTGCTCTTCTTCCAGGCGATAATGTTCTATGTGCCGCGTTACCTGTGGAAAACTTGGGAGGGGGGCCGCATCAAGATGCTCGTGCTCGATCTGAACTGTCCGGTCGTGGGCGAGGACTGCAAAACGGACCGCAAAAAACTTCTAGTGGACTACTTTCATACGAACTTGCACACGCAGAACTTTTACGCGTTCAGATTCTTCATATGTGAGGTGCTGAACTTCATCAACGTCGTCGGGCAGATCTACTTCGTGGACTTCTTTCTGGACGGCGAGTTCTCGACGTACGGCCGCGACGTGGTGCGCTTCACCGAGATGGAGCCCGAGGAGCGCGAGGACCCCATGGCGAGGGTGTTTCCCAAGATAACCAAATGCACCTTCCACAAGTACGGTCCCTCGGGAACCGTGCAGAAGTTCGACGGCCTGTGCGTGCTGCCGCTGAACATCGTCAACGAGAAGATCTACGTGTTCCTGTGGTTCTGGTTCATCATCCTGTCGATCCTGAGCGGGATCTCGCTGGTGTACCGCGCGGCGGTTGTGGCGGGCCCGCGCGTGCGCCTGTACCTGCTGCGCGCGCGCAGCCGCCTCGCGCCGCAGAACGAGGTGGAGGCGGTGGCGCGCCACCTGCAGATCGGCGACTGGTTCGTGCTGTACCAGCTCGGGAAGAACATAGACCCGCTGATCTACAAGGAGCTGATGAGCGATCTGGCGAAAAACTTCGAGGATCGGAAAGGGGCAGTGTAG